A window of the Arachis duranensis cultivar V14167 chromosome 5, aradu.V14167.gnm2.J7QH, whole genome shotgun sequence genome harbors these coding sequences:
- the LOC107490549 gene encoding exonuclease 1 encodes MGIKDLLKFMKPYIEPIHIKKYAGKRVGIDAYSWLHKGAYSCSMELCLDSDSEKKLRYIEYFMHRVNLLRYYKITPVVVFDGGNVPCKAATEQERHKKRSANRELAMAKLKEGNVIAASELFQRAVNITPLMAYQLIQTLRSESIEFVVAPYEADAQLAYMSNLEVEKGGIAAVITEDSDLIAYGCPAIIFKMDRDGNGERIEIEKVFCAKSSRPSFRNFDMKLFTGMCVLAGCDFLPSVPGIGIARAHALVSKYKNLDRILSVLKFEKGDQMPEDYAKSFKEAIAVFQHARIYDANAKELKHMKPLPQGFLESLDRNLDFLGPEIPSTIVTAIAEGDLNPSTKEAFDKSESPGLSLNRIAVKSIGQIKKVEVPKQLTKENCFSIFVSQNTTENNTVTREELISDKERHSVEELALEKLIMPLETNETIEKTIIFDDTPLKVPNNNPFKIMKTEETSFSVQTDNKTTFEKVSIASNEEYIDLCTPPDSFEEEKESQNLSRKRKFQNICSDEPVSGVTQELDSDVVCLNVESQGSVNSKTSMKNGSGSKGRCGSEKQSKRGKFKQALTGNRTILSFFSRV; translated from the exons ATGGGTATCAAGGATCTCCTGAAATTTATGAAGCCTTACATCGAACCTATCCACATAAAAAAGTACGCTGGCAAACGA GTGGGTATCGATGCATACTCATGGCTTCACAAGGGTG CTTATTCATGTAGTATGGAGCTTTGTCTAGATTCTGATAGTGAAAAGAAATTGCGGTACATTGAGTACTTTATGCATCGAGTGAACCTTCTTCGCTACTACAAAATAACACCGGTTGTTGTCTTTGATGGTGGCAATGTTCCTTGCAAAGCAGCAACTGAGCAAGAGAGGCATAA AAAAAGAAGTGCTAATCGTGAATTGGCAATGGCCAAGCTCAAAGAAGGAAATGTTATTGCAGCTTCAGAACTCTTCCAG AGAGCAGTTAACATTACTCCCCTGATGGCATATCAATTAATTCAG ACTCTGAGATCAGAGAGCATTGAGTTTGTTGTAGCTCCATATGAAGCAGATGCTCAGTTAGCATACATGTCCAATCTTGAAGTAGAAAAGGGTGGAATTGCTGCAGTGATCACAGAAGATAGTGATTTGATAGCTTATGGTTGTCCAGCT ATTATTTTTAAGATGGACCGTGATGGGAATGGCGAAAGAATTGAGATAGAGAAGGTTTTTTGTGCCAAGTCCAGTAGACCTTCATTTCGGAATTTTGACATGAAACTCTTCACAG GTATGTGTGTCTTAGCTGGCTGTGATTTTCTTCCATCTGTTCCTGGAATTGGTATTGCTCGAGCTCATGCCTTAGTGTCCAAGTATAAGAACCTAGATCGT ATTTTGTCAGTTCTTAAGTTTGAGAAGGGTGATCAAATGCCTGAAGATTATGCAAAATCCTTCAAAGAGGCAATTGCAGTCTTTCAGCATGCTCGAAT ATATGATGCCAATGCTAAAGAGCTTAAGCACATGAAGCCTCTTCCCCAAGGTTTTCTTGAATCACTCGATCGAAACCTTGATTTCTTGGGACC AGAAATTCCATCAACTATAGTCACTGCAATAGCTGAAGGAGACTTAAACCCATCAACTAAGGAAGCCTTTGATAAGTCTGAAAGTCCTGGACTTTCTCTTAACCGTATTGCAGTCAAAAGCATTGGTCAAATAAAGAAAGTTGAGGTTCCAAAACAACTTACCAAGGAAAACTGCTTCTCAATCTTTGTCTCCCAAAACACCACTGAAAATAATACAG TGACAAGAGAAGAGTTGATCTCAGATAAAGAAAGACATTCAGTTGAAGAATTGGCACTTGAGAAACTAATCATGCCACTGGAAACAAATGAAACAATTGAAAAGACCATTATATTTGATGACACTCCTTTGAAGGTTCCTAACAACAACCCATTCAAGATAATGAAAACTGAGGAAACATCTTTTTCTGTTCAGACAGATAATAAAACCACATTTGAAAAGGTTTCTATTGCAAGCAATGAGGAATACATTGACTTGTGCACACCCCCAGATAgttttgaagaagaaaaggagtcTCAGAATCTCTCAAGAAAAAGGAAATTTCAGAACATTTGCTCAGATGAACCGGTCTCAGGAGTGACTCAAGAACTAGATTCAGATGTTGTTTGCTTGAATGTGGAATCACAAGGGAGTGTGAATTCTAAGACAAGCATGAAAAATGGTTCAGGATCAAAAGGAAGATGTGGAAGTGAAAAACAATCAAAGAGAGGCAAGTTCAAGCAGGCTTTGACCGGCAATAGAACtattttgagtttcttttcTAGAGTGTAA
- the LOC107490672 gene encoding uncharacterized protein LOC107490672 isoform X2, whose protein sequence is MTEGDQATSPGPERDIANGSTSSVIVEGGETCPVYHDRTNSTDFMTGNTEMQHSGLAESSNPDASTVSRLPRRRSSFPPLAQALFDALKKNRSLQKFIRSKMIEIEAKIEENKQLRNNVKILKDFQASCIRRTGSALSLKKDPRVLLISAQKSDSKRKSPMCFGPPDNRHVANYKMVLERFPRSLDRKKWSNEEKENLMKGIKQQFQESLVIAMSSEVPHGDGNYMDSIMEYTNQVDITPEIMKKYLPDVNWDKLASTHVPGRTGAECESRWLNCEDPLINHGPWTSEEDRLLLLLVQQMGIRNWFDISKSLGTNRTPFQCLARFQRSLNPSMLNREWTKEEDAQLCSAVAIYGESNWQAVASVLERRTGTQCSNRWKKSLFPERKGSYTQEEDKRLTVAVMLFGRKWNQIARFVPGRTQCQCRDRYVNSLNPSLKWGGWTDEEDSRLQAAIAKHGFCWSKVAEDMPPRTDSQCRKRFKVLFPDQAYLLQEARKKQKSLIAGNFVDRESERPNLTLNDFLPLPTLSPLPCDADDENLPRKRKRKSSNEHKKFRSRRPAKKTRTNHNDGKDIDESKIFNGDVNIPKRTRSKKNSRNTSVHAKEAENTKQNAEIQACSGKLSRIKGAETSKNKLKNKMLKPESLSTVVECSGSQNEDNTTLSSFLHMKLNKRGLKCNKNKGGAASAFATNVVSKQVDNQSSSAEQDGLSQLCGAGGVEHLVTVQNNSASDRLLRKPENVNRLTGDEDDNEDITLDCLVGNKSKECSQVTKGPSVLSSSKSKHASVSLPEVHCTEKAAITADCTGQSTPNLVEDRSVSPSSLAEPTTAFNAEEEDELLATFMRNKSKGARRKVKRKEGNC, encoded by the exons ATGACTGAGGGAGATCAGGCCACAAGTCCAGGCCCTGAGAGAGACATTGCTAATGGTTCAACATCTTCCGTAATTGTTGAAGGTGGTGAAACATGCCCTGTTTATCATGATCGTACTAATTCCACAGATTTCATGACTGGAAATACTGAAATGCAGCACTCTGGTCTTGCTGAGAGTTCTAATCCAGATGCCAGCACTGTATCCAGGTTGCCACGGAGAAGATCAAGTTTCCCACCGTTAGCGCAGGCTCTTTTTGATGCCCTTAAGAAGAATAGGTCTCTTCAGAAGTTTATTAGAAGCAAGATGATTGAGATTGAAGCAAAAATTGAGGAAAACAAGCAACTTAGGAACAATGTTAAAATCCTTAAGGACTTCCAAGCTTCATGCATAAGAAGAACAGGGAGTGCTTTATCGCTAAAAAAGGATCCTCGTGTCCTGTTAATATCAGCACAAAAG AGTGATAGTAAAAGAAAATCTCCAATGTGTTTTGGCCCACCAGACAATCGTCATGTTGCTAATTATAAGATGGTTTTAGAAAGATTTCCGCGTTCATTGGATCGAAAAAAATGGTCAAATGAGGAAAAGGAAAATCTTATGAAGGGAATTAAGCAACAATTCCAAGAATCGTTGGTAATAGCAATGAG TTCTGAAGTTCCACATGGAGATGGAAATTACATGGATAGCATAATGGAATATACTAACCAAGTTGATATTACACCcgaaattatgaaaaaatatttacccGATGTTAATTGGGATAAGTTAGCTTCTACTCATGTTCCTGGCCGTACTGGTGCTGAATGTGAATCAAG GTGGTTGAATTGTGAAGATCCCTTGATCAACCATGGACCATGGACTAGTGAAGAGGATAGGTTGCTTTTGCTTCTTGTCCAACAAATGGGAATTAGGAACTGGTTCGATATTTCCAAATCCTTGGGCACGAACAGGACTCCATTTCAATGCTTGGCTCGATTTCAAAGGAGCTTGAATCCTTCGATGCTAAATAGGGAATGGACTAAAGAAGAAGATGCTCAACTCTGTTCTGCTGTAGCTATTTATGGAGAGAGTAATTGGCAAGCTGTGGCTTCTGTTTTAGAAAGGCGGACAGGAACCCAATGCTCAAATAG ATGGAAGAAATCACTTTTTCCCGAGAGAAAAGGGAGTTATACTCAAGAGGAGGACAAGCGCTTGACAGTGGCAGTCATGCTTTTTGGTCGGAAATGGAATCAAATAGCTAGGTTTGTTCCTGGTCGGACCCAATGTCAATGTAGGGACAG ATACGTCAATAGTTTGAACCCTTCTTTGAAATGGGGTGGATGGACTGACGAAGAGGATTCAAGATTGCAAGCTGCAATTGCTAAGCATGGATTCTGCTGGTCTAAGGTTGCTGAAGATATGCCCCCTCGTACTGATTCTCAATGCCGGAA GAGATTTAAGGTGTTATTTCCTGATCAAGCTTATTTGCttcaagaagcaagaaagaagcAAAAGTCTTTGATTGCTGGTAACTTTGTTGATCGAGAATCTGAACGCCCAAACCTTACACTGAATGATTTCCTTCCCTTACCTACATTATCTCCTCTTCCTTGTGATGCTGATGATGAGAATCTCCCtaggaagagaaagaggaagtcAAG CAATGAACACAAGAAATTCAGGTCCAGAAGACCCGCAAAAAAGACACGAACAAATCACAATGATGGAAAGGATATTGATGAGTCCAAGATTTTTAATGGAGATGTCAATATTCCCAaaagaacaaggtccaagaaaaactcaagaaataCTTCAGTTCATGCTAAGGAAGCTGAGAATACAAAACAAAATGCTGAGATCCAGGCTTGTAGTGGGAAACTAAGTAGAATCAAGGGCGCCGAAACATCAAAGAACAAACtaaagaataaaatgttgaaaCCTGAAAGCTTGTCTACTGTTGTTGAGTGTTCTGGAAGTCAAAATGAGGACAACACAACTCTTTCTTCCTTTCTACACATGAAGTTAAATAAGAGAGGGTTGAAATGCAACAAAAATAAGGGCGGGGCTGCCTCTGCATTTGCGACAAATGTTGTATCTAAGCAGGTTGATAATCAAAGCTCCTCTGCTGAGCAAGATGGCTTGTCGCAGTTGTGTGGTGCTGGTGGGGTTGAACATTTGGTTACGGTGCAAAACAACTCCGCTTCTGACAGGCTACTGAGAAAACCAGAGAATGTAAATAGGTTGACTGGTGATGAGGATGACAACGAAGATATCACCCTTGATTGCCTTGTGGGAAACAAATCAAAAGAATGTAGTCAAGTGACTAAAGGACCTTCTGTTTTATCTTCTTCCAAATCAAAACATGCGTCTGTTTCGCTTCCTGAAGTGCATTGCACAGAAAAGGCAGCCATCACAGCTGATTGCACCGGGCAGTCGACACCAAATCTTGTTGAAGACCGATCCGTTTCACCTAGTAGTTTGGCTGAACCTACGACAGCCTTCAatgcagaggaagaagatgaactgCTTGCTACCTTTATGCGAAATAAGTCTAAGGGAGCACGAAGAAAGGTGAAACGTAAAGAAGGTAATTGCTAA
- the LOC107490671 gene encoding beta-glucosidase 44, which translates to MVAPKPSPPLLLTTLVVVIVGSTIIQCGAGAGDLDGVHFDTGGLSRQVFPKGFVFGTATSAYQVEGMADKDGRGPSIWDVFITKPGIVAGNGTAEVSADQYHRYKEDVDLMQKLNFDAYRFSISWSRIFPNGTGEVNWKGVDYYNRLINSLLEKGITPYANLYHYDLPQALELRYNGLLSHQVVNDFADYAEFCFKTFGDRVKNWMTFNEPRVVAALGYDNGFFAPGRCSKEYGNCTVGNSGTEPYIVAHNLILAHATAVQRYRTKYQETQKGRIGILLDFVWYEPLTRSKADNYAAQRARDFHVGWFIHPIVYGEYPKTMQNIVGNRLPKFSVEEVKIVKGSMDFVGINQYTTYYMAAPHLSKPPKVPGYQQDWNVAFVYAKNGKPIGPKAYSYWLYNVPWGLYKALIYIKERYGNPTVILSENGMDDPGSWTLPKGLHDTTRINFYKDYLTQLKKAVDDGANVVGYFAWSLLDNFEWRLGYTSRFGIVYVDFKTLKRYPKMSAYWFKQLLTRKTKN; encoded by the exons ATGGTGGCTCCAAAACCATCTCCACCACTGTTGCTTACAACTTTGGTGGTTGTAATAGTTGGCTCAACAATAATCCAGTGTGGCGCGGGTGCAGGGGATCTTGATGGGGTGCATTTTGACACGGGGGGTTTGAGCAGACAAGTGTTTCCAAAGGGCTTTGTGTTTGGAACAGCAACTTCTGCTTACCAAGTTGAAGGTATGGCCGACAAAGATGGTCGTGGCCCCAGCATTTGGGATGTTTTTATCACTAAACCAg GGATTGTCGCCGGTAATGGAACTGCAGAAGTTTCGGCGGATCAGTACCATCGCTACAAA GAGGACGTGGATCTCATGCAAAAATTGAACTTCGATGCCTACCGATTCTCAATCTCGTGGTCAAGAATCTTTCCAa ATGGAACAGGCGAAGTAAATTGGAAAGGGGTAGATTATTACAATAGGTTGATCAATTCCTTActtgaaaaag GCATTACTCCATATGCAAATCTCTACCATTATGACCTTCCTCAAGCTCTTGAATTGAGATATAATGGATTATTGAGCCACCAAGTAGT GAATGATTTTGCAGATTATGCAGAATTCTGTTTCAAGACATTTGGGGACAGAGTGAAGAACTGGATGACATTCAATGAACCAAGAGTGGTAGCTGCTCTTGGCTATGACAATGGCTTCTTTGCCCCTGGAAGGTGCTCAAAGGAATATGGGAATTGCACTGTTGGAAACTCAGGCACTGAGCCTTACATTGTTGCACACAATTTGATTTTGGCACATGCAACTGCTGTTCAAAGATACAGAACCAAATACCAA GAAACTCAAAAGGGTAGGATTGGAATTCTCTTGGACTTTGTGTGGTATGAGCCTCTTACAAGATCCAAGGCTGACAACTATGCTGCTCAAAGAGCAAGAGACTTTCATGTTGGATg GTTCATTCATCCCATTGTATATGGAGAGTATCCAAAAACCATGCAAAACATTGTTGGGAACAGACTCCCAAAGTTCAGTGTGGAAGAAGTTAAGATTGTGAAGGGTTCCATGGATTTTGTTGGCATTAACCAGTATACTACTTACTACATGGCTGCACCCCACCTATCAAAACCACCAAAAGTTCCAGGCTACCAACAAGATTGGAATGTAGCATTTGTTT ATGCTAAAAATGGGAAACCTATTGGTCCAAAG GCATATTCATATTGGCTTTACAATGTTCCATGGGGATTGTACAAGGCACTAATATACATCAAGGAGCGTTATGGAAACCCAACTGTCATCTTATCTGAAAATG GAATGGATGATCCGGGAAGTTGGACTCTACCAAAGGGCTTACATGACACCACAAGAATAAATTTTTACAAAGATTATCTAACTCAACTAAAGAAAGCAGTTGATGATGGAGCAAATGTAGTTGGATATTTTGCATGGTCATTGCTTGATAACTTTGAATGGAGATTAGGGTACACATCAAGGTTTGGAATTGTATATGTTGATTTCAAGACCCTTAAGAGATACCCTAAGATGTCAGCATATTGGTTCAAGCAACTCCTTACTAGGAAGACTAAGAACTAA
- the LOC107490672 gene encoding uncharacterized protein LOC107490672 isoform X1, with protein MAPRADQDSLSSTDDDESDDEGLKEDLAALSRAFDMSGADSTAPPDPVLQVDFDDDVRGGVSTAPPAAASTDLVVRTNSDDELRNDPLLATGDAVVSIDAVDSGGYESNEDIEYLQRLQNLYKPLATLPPPSPSPPPVDVFDDDDDDVETVRAIFKRFADYDMRGLGTMTEGDQATSPGPERDIANGSTSSVIVEGGETCPVYHDRTNSTDFMTGNTEMQHSGLAESSNPDASTVSRLPRRRSSFPPLAQALFDALKKNRSLQKFIRSKMIEIEAKIEENKQLRNNVKILKDFQASCIRRTGSALSLKKDPRVLLISAQKSDSKRKSPMCFGPPDNRHVANYKMVLERFPRSLDRKKWSNEEKENLMKGIKQQFQESLVIAMSSEVPHGDGNYMDSIMEYTNQVDITPEIMKKYLPDVNWDKLASTHVPGRTGAECESRWLNCEDPLINHGPWTSEEDRLLLLLVQQMGIRNWFDISKSLGTNRTPFQCLARFQRSLNPSMLNREWTKEEDAQLCSAVAIYGESNWQAVASVLERRTGTQCSNRWKKSLFPERKGSYTQEEDKRLTVAVMLFGRKWNQIARFVPGRTQCQCRDRYVNSLNPSLKWGGWTDEEDSRLQAAIAKHGFCWSKVAEDMPPRTDSQCRKRFKVLFPDQAYLLQEARKKQKSLIAGNFVDRESERPNLTLNDFLPLPTLSPLPCDADDENLPRKRKRKSSNEHKKFRSRRPAKKTRTNHNDGKDIDESKIFNGDVNIPKRTRSKKNSRNTSVHAKEAENTKQNAEIQACSGKLSRIKGAETSKNKLKNKMLKPESLSTVVECSGSQNEDNTTLSSFLHMKLNKRGLKCNKNKGGAASAFATNVVSKQVDNQSSSAEQDGLSQLCGAGGVEHLVTVQNNSASDRLLRKPENVNRLTGDEDDNEDITLDCLVGNKSKECSQVTKGPSVLSSSKSKHASVSLPEVHCTEKAAITADCTGQSTPNLVEDRSVSPSSLAEPTTAFNAEEEDELLATFMRNKSKGARRKVKRKEGNC; from the exons ATGGCTCCCCGCGCCGACCAAGACAGTCTCTCAAGCACCGATGACGACGAAAGCGACGACGAAGGCCTCAAGGAGGACTTGGCGGCGCTCTCTAGGGCCTTCGATATGAGCGGCGCTGACTCCACCGCGCCTCCCGACCCCGTCCTTCAAGTGGATTTCGACGACGACGTGCGCGGCGGTGTCTCCACAGCTCCTCCTGCCGCCGCGTCCACTGACCTCGTGGTTCGAACGAACTCCGACGACGAGCTGCGCAACGACCCACTGTTGGCCACCGGCGATGCCGTCGTATCCATCGACGCTGTCGACTCCGGCGGCTACGAGTCCAACGAAGATATTGAGTATCTCCAGAGATTGCAGAATCTCTACAAGCCTCTGGCGACTCTTCCTCCTCCATCGCCTTCGCCGCCACCGGTGGACGTATTCgatgatgatgacgacgatGTCGAGACCGTTCGCGCCATTTTCAAACGGTTTGCCGACTACGATATGA GAGGCTTAGGTACAATGACTGAGGGAGATCAGGCCACAAGTCCAGGCCCTGAGAGAGACATTGCTAATGGTTCAACATCTTCCGTAATTGTTGAAGGTGGTGAAACATGCCCTGTTTATCATGATCGTACTAATTCCACAGATTTCATGACTGGAAATACTGAAATGCAGCACTCTGGTCTTGCTGAGAGTTCTAATCCAGATGCCAGCACTGTATCCAGGTTGCCACGGAGAAGATCAAGTTTCCCACCGTTAGCGCAGGCTCTTTTTGATGCCCTTAAGAAGAATAGGTCTCTTCAGAAGTTTATTAGAAGCAAGATGATTGAGATTGAAGCAAAAATTGAGGAAAACAAGCAACTTAGGAACAATGTTAAAATCCTTAAGGACTTCCAAGCTTCATGCATAAGAAGAACAGGGAGTGCTTTATCGCTAAAAAAGGATCCTCGTGTCCTGTTAATATCAGCACAAAAG AGTGATAGTAAAAGAAAATCTCCAATGTGTTTTGGCCCACCAGACAATCGTCATGTTGCTAATTATAAGATGGTTTTAGAAAGATTTCCGCGTTCATTGGATCGAAAAAAATGGTCAAATGAGGAAAAGGAAAATCTTATGAAGGGAATTAAGCAACAATTCCAAGAATCGTTGGTAATAGCAATGAG TTCTGAAGTTCCACATGGAGATGGAAATTACATGGATAGCATAATGGAATATACTAACCAAGTTGATATTACACCcgaaattatgaaaaaatatttacccGATGTTAATTGGGATAAGTTAGCTTCTACTCATGTTCCTGGCCGTACTGGTGCTGAATGTGAATCAAG GTGGTTGAATTGTGAAGATCCCTTGATCAACCATGGACCATGGACTAGTGAAGAGGATAGGTTGCTTTTGCTTCTTGTCCAACAAATGGGAATTAGGAACTGGTTCGATATTTCCAAATCCTTGGGCACGAACAGGACTCCATTTCAATGCTTGGCTCGATTTCAAAGGAGCTTGAATCCTTCGATGCTAAATAGGGAATGGACTAAAGAAGAAGATGCTCAACTCTGTTCTGCTGTAGCTATTTATGGAGAGAGTAATTGGCAAGCTGTGGCTTCTGTTTTAGAAAGGCGGACAGGAACCCAATGCTCAAATAG ATGGAAGAAATCACTTTTTCCCGAGAGAAAAGGGAGTTATACTCAAGAGGAGGACAAGCGCTTGACAGTGGCAGTCATGCTTTTTGGTCGGAAATGGAATCAAATAGCTAGGTTTGTTCCTGGTCGGACCCAATGTCAATGTAGGGACAG ATACGTCAATAGTTTGAACCCTTCTTTGAAATGGGGTGGATGGACTGACGAAGAGGATTCAAGATTGCAAGCTGCAATTGCTAAGCATGGATTCTGCTGGTCTAAGGTTGCTGAAGATATGCCCCCTCGTACTGATTCTCAATGCCGGAA GAGATTTAAGGTGTTATTTCCTGATCAAGCTTATTTGCttcaagaagcaagaaagaagcAAAAGTCTTTGATTGCTGGTAACTTTGTTGATCGAGAATCTGAACGCCCAAACCTTACACTGAATGATTTCCTTCCCTTACCTACATTATCTCCTCTTCCTTGTGATGCTGATGATGAGAATCTCCCtaggaagagaaagaggaagtcAAG CAATGAACACAAGAAATTCAGGTCCAGAAGACCCGCAAAAAAGACACGAACAAATCACAATGATGGAAAGGATATTGATGAGTCCAAGATTTTTAATGGAGATGTCAATATTCCCAaaagaacaaggtccaagaaaaactcaagaaataCTTCAGTTCATGCTAAGGAAGCTGAGAATACAAAACAAAATGCTGAGATCCAGGCTTGTAGTGGGAAACTAAGTAGAATCAAGGGCGCCGAAACATCAAAGAACAAACtaaagaataaaatgttgaaaCCTGAAAGCTTGTCTACTGTTGTTGAGTGTTCTGGAAGTCAAAATGAGGACAACACAACTCTTTCTTCCTTTCTACACATGAAGTTAAATAAGAGAGGGTTGAAATGCAACAAAAATAAGGGCGGGGCTGCCTCTGCATTTGCGACAAATGTTGTATCTAAGCAGGTTGATAATCAAAGCTCCTCTGCTGAGCAAGATGGCTTGTCGCAGTTGTGTGGTGCTGGTGGGGTTGAACATTTGGTTACGGTGCAAAACAACTCCGCTTCTGACAGGCTACTGAGAAAACCAGAGAATGTAAATAGGTTGACTGGTGATGAGGATGACAACGAAGATATCACCCTTGATTGCCTTGTGGGAAACAAATCAAAAGAATGTAGTCAAGTGACTAAAGGACCTTCTGTTTTATCTTCTTCCAAATCAAAACATGCGTCTGTTTCGCTTCCTGAAGTGCATTGCACAGAAAAGGCAGCCATCACAGCTGATTGCACCGGGCAGTCGACACCAAATCTTGTTGAAGACCGATCCGTTTCACCTAGTAGTTTGGCTGAACCTACGACAGCCTTCAatgcagaggaagaagatgaactgCTTGCTACCTTTATGCGAAATAAGTCTAAGGGAGCACGAAGAAAGGTGAAACGTAAAGAAGGTAATTGCTAA